A genomic window from Silene latifolia isolate original U9 population chromosome Y, ASM4854445v1, whole genome shotgun sequence includes:
- the LOC141629382 gene encoding uncharacterized protein LOC141629382, producing MVEEVHIIHQKMRAAQDRQKSYADLKRSDIEFAVGDKVLLKLRKYVSDPTHMLKPEHIEIDEQLSYVEEPKEIFDRKVRKTRNGETALVKVLWSNNKVNEATW from the exons ATGGTGGAGGAGGTGCACATTATTCATCAGAAGATGCGTGCAGCACAGGATAGACAGAAAAGCTATGCAGATTTGAAGAGGAGTGATATAGAATTTGCTGTGGGAGATAAAGTGTTGCTTAAA TTGAGGAAGTATGTCAGTGATCCTACTCATATGCTAAAGCCTGAGCATATTGAGATTGATGAGCAGTTGTCTTATGTTGAGGAGCCTAAGGAGATCTTTGATAGAAAAGTGAGGAAGACTCGTAATGGTGAGACAGCGTTAGTGAAGGTTTTATGGTCTAATAATAAGGTGAATGAAGCTACATGGTAA